GGGCCGTTTCCATCGCATTGGCAAATTCGGGCGGGACGTGTTCATCCACGCCACCTACTCACCGCTCAAGGACTCTCAGGGCAATACCGTCGGCGTCATCAAATACGCGCATGACATCACCGAGCAGGTGGAACTGGAGTGCATGATCCGAGGCAAGACCGACGAGATGACCAACACCGTGGCGCGCCTTGCGGGCTCGATCATGTCGATCAACACCTCCGCCGATAAGGCGTTGCACTACTCGCACGACACCAAGCGCAGCGCAGACAACGGCAACAGCTCTCTGTCCAACGCGATCGAGGCGATCGACCTGATGGCGAAGTCCTCGAACTCCGTCGGCGAGATGGTCCGTGTGATCGGCGACATCGCCAACCAGACCAACCTTCTAGCCTTCAACGCCGCCATCGAGGCCGCACGCGCTGGCGAATACGGCGTCGGTTTCTCGGTTGTGGCGGACGAAGTGCGCAAGCTCGCCGAACGCAGTTCGAACGCCGCGATGGAGATTACAAAGCTCATCAGCGAAAGCTCTGCCCGCGTGACGCTTGGCACCGAACGATCGCAGACCGCCCGCACCGCCTTCGAGGATATCGTCGAGGCTGTGAACAACACCGCCGATATCATCTCTTCAATCTCGACCCTTGCCCGCGAACAGGACACCGTATCGAAATCGGTCGTCGATCTGATCGAGGAACTGTCCAAGGTTTCGACCATGAGCGAAGTGAACGCTGCGGACTATAAAATTCGGTCGGTCGAAAGCTGATGAGCGAGGAGGCTGACACCGCACCAGCCGAAACGGCCAGCGGCGAGCGCAAGATCGACCTGCCGCAGCACGATACGCTTGCGGTCATGGACCTCGGATCCACGCTGCTGGGCATTTCGGTTCTGAACATGCGCGAGGTCGTGAACGCGCCGGCCAGCTACCAGCCTGTGCCGAGCGGGGAGAAAGGCGTCGTCGGGGCCTTCATGCTGCGCAAGCAGATCATCCCCGTTATCGACCTGCCCGTCTTCCTCGGCGTGACGGACGAGCCGTCGCACACCAACGCCATCGTGGTCATTGTCGAACACGACAACCACCTGATCGGGCTGCGGGCACGCGGCACCGCGCGCCTTGTTCACGGTGACGCCTGCACAATCGAACCCCTGCGCCATGCGCCCAACCACCGCACGGCGACCGTCACGGGGCAGCTTATCCACGATGGAGAGGCGATCTATCCGATGCTGGATGTCGCGGCTCTCTTTGCCGAAAACATCCCCGCCGTGCGCCTCATCACCAGCGAACAGCGGGACTGGAGCCTCAGCGACCGCTACCTGCTGTTCAAAACCGACGGCGTGCAGTTCTGTATGCCGCTCGAATATGCGACAGGGACCGTGGCGGATTCTTATGTCGAGGAAGTCGGCGCAGAGAGCCGTATCTGCTACGGCATGATCCGCTCGCACGGTATCCGGCTGGCGCTGGTGGATGTTTTCACGCTGCTCGGCCTCGCGACCGAACGGAAATCGGTGGTCAATAGTTCGGCCGTTATTGTCAAAGGTCTTGGCGATCAACGCATCGCCCTGCGCGTCGACAGCGTCATCGATATCATCCGCGTATCCGAAAGGGACATCGGCCCCATCCCGCCCGGCATGAACGTCCGCCACGGGCTCGCGGCAGGATCGGTGTCGCGCGGGGATGAGGACCACTTCATCATGCTGGACTTTAACGGCCTCCACGCCGATCAGGAGTTCGTCAAACTCGGCAACCTGTCGCACAAACAGGATGCGGCTGGCACCTTTGAGACCGACACCCGAACCATCGACAGCAACGAAGTGAATTGCCTCGTCTTCAACCCCAACGCGCTCGCCGCGATTGCCGTCGAGAACGTGATCGAGATCCTGCCGTGGCGCGAAACCCTTCCGCTCGGCAAGGAGCACGTCATGATCGGCACGATCAGCCATGGCGGGCACACGCTGCCAATCTACCGCCTCGACCACATCATCGGGCGCGAGGTGGAGGACCTGCCTCGCACCGCCGCCATCGTCGTGGTGCGTCACGGTGATCGCAAAATCGGCTTTGCCATTCGCGAGCTTTGCGCGATCGAGGTGCTATCCGTGGTCCCGCAGAAAAAGCGGATGATCGGGCGCATCGCCTATCGCCGCATGGCGCACGGACGGCAGCTCCTCAATTTCATCGAGCCGGACGAGCTGGAAATTCCGCAGTACGCAATGGGCTAGAGGAGGCCCGAGGTTTTCACATCCTCGGCGGCAAAATCGATCAGCGCGCGGATTTTGCGCGGAAGCGCCCTGCCCTCTAGGTACACAGCGCTGAGCGGCCCTGCGTCGGTGTCAAAGTCCGGCAGCACCGGCACCAGATCGCCCTTCGCCAGCGCCTTCGACATGGCGAAACGCGGTGTGTAGACGATACCGAGGCCCGCGCAGGCCAGCTCGCAGGACGCCACGGCGGAGTTCACGCGGAACTGGCCCGAGACATTTACCGCGAACTCCTCCCCATCCTTGCGGAACGTCCAGCGGCGCGGCTGGCGGCGGTTCATGTCGATGATGCAGGTGTGGTTTTCGAGGTCCGCAGGCGTTTCCGGCGTGCCGTGCGCGGCTAGATATTCAGGGCTCGCCACCGCCATTAGCTGGAACGCCCCCAGCTTGCGGGTCTTCAGCGACAGACGTTCCGACAGCCCCATGCGGAAGGCAACGTCGATGCCGTCGCTGGCAAGATCGACGTAGATGTCGCTCAGACGCAGGTCTATCTCCAACTTGGGATGTTCCTTTGCGAAGCGCCCCAGCATCCCGCAGATGTAAATCTCGCCCAAAGTGACAGGGGCTGAGACACGGATCATCCCCGTTAGCCCCCGCGACCCGCAGGACACCTCTGCCAGCAACTCGTCCAGATCGTCCAGCAGCGCAGGCGCGCGCGCCAGAAGGTCTTCGCCCGCGGGGGTCAGCCCCACCCGCCGCGTGGTCCGCTGGAACAGACGCACGCCTAAACGGGCCTCCAGTTCGGCCACGTATTTCGACGTCAGGCGGTTCGAGACGCCCAGATGGTCCGCCGCAGCGGTGAATGATCCGGTCTGGGCAGTGGCGACAAAGGCGCGGAGTTCTTCGGTCAGGTCCATGGTACATTCGGAACATATCGTGGAAAGTATTTCGGTAACTTCGCCATTTTATACCACATCCGCAATACGTATTTTGAGCCTCAGACAAATGAAGCCGCACGGAAGCGGCACACCACATCTGGAGCTAAGACATGAACACCAACACCCAAGCGGACTACGCCGCCTTTATTCTTCGCGTCAGCACGGGCATCCTCTTCCTCGCCCACGGTCTGATGAAAGTCTTCACCTTCACCATCCCCGGCACAGTCGGCTTCTTCGAAAGCCTTGGCCTGCCAGGTTTCCTCGCTTACCTGACCATCATCGCCGAACTCGGCGGTGGCGTCCTTCTGATCCTCGGCATCGGCACCCGCCTCGTTTCGCTGGCTCTGATCCCCGTTCTCCTCGGCGCCACTTGGGCGCACGCTGGTAACGGCTGGAGCTTCTCGGCAGCTGGCGGCGGTTGGGAATACCCGCTGTTCTGGACCGTTGCGCAAGCTTCGCTCGTCCTTCTGGGCGCAGGCGCCTATGCTGTCCGCATCCCCGCGCTGC
Above is a window of Marivivens aquimaris DNA encoding:
- a CDS encoding chemotaxis protein CheW: MSEEADTAPAETASGERKIDLPQHDTLAVMDLGSTLLGISVLNMREVVNAPASYQPVPSGEKGVVGAFMLRKQIIPVIDLPVFLGVTDEPSHTNAIVVIVEHDNHLIGLRARGTARLVHGDACTIEPLRHAPNHRTATVTGQLIHDGEAIYPMLDVAALFAENIPAVRLITSEQRDWSLSDRYLLFKTDGVQFCMPLEYATGTVADSYVEEVGAESRICYGMIRSHGIRLALVDVFTLLGLATERKSVVNSSAVIVKGLGDQRIALRVDSVIDIIRVSERDIGPIPPGMNVRHGLAAGSVSRGDEDHFIMLDFNGLHADQEFVKLGNLSHKQDAAGTFETDTRTIDSNEVNCLVFNPNALAAIAVENVIEILPWRETLPLGKEHVMIGTISHGGHTLPIYRLDHIIGREVEDLPRTAAIVVVRHGDRKIGFAIRELCAIEVLSVVPQKKRMIGRIAYRRMAHGRQLLNFIEPDELEIPQYAMG
- a CDS encoding DoxX family protein, with the protein product MNTNTQADYAAFILRVSTGILFLAHGLMKVFTFTIPGTVGFFESLGLPGFLAYLTIIAELGGGVLLILGIGTRLVSLALIPVLLGATWAHAGNGWSFSAAGGGWEYPLFWTVAQASLVLLGAGAYAVRIPALQKSLGQFA
- a CDS encoding LysR family transcriptional regulator; protein product: MDLTEELRAFVATAQTGSFTAAADHLGVSNRLTSKYVAELEARLGVRLFQRTTRRVGLTPAGEDLLARAPALLDDLDELLAEVSCGSRGLTGMIRVSAPVTLGEIYICGMLGRFAKEHPKLEIDLRLSDIYVDLASDGIDVAFRMGLSERLSLKTRKLGAFQLMAVASPEYLAAHGTPETPADLENHTCIIDMNRRQPRRWTFRKDGEEFAVNVSGQFRVNSAVASCELACAGLGIVYTPRFAMSKALAKGDLVPVLPDFDTDAGPLSAVYLEGRALPRKIRALIDFAAEDVKTSGLL